The following coding sequences are from one Syngnathus acus chromosome 14, fSynAcu1.2, whole genome shotgun sequence window:
- the atp2a3 gene encoding LOW QUALITY PROTEIN: sarcoplasmic/endoplasmic reticulum calcium ATPase 1 (The sequence of the model RefSeq protein was modified relative to this genomic sequence to represent the inferred CDS: inserted 2 bases in 1 codon): protein MENAHTKPASEVLDFFGVNENTGLTQEQVKXQLEKYGPNELPAEEGKSLWELVMEQFENLLVRILLLAACVSFVLALFEEGEESATAFVEPVVILLILIANAVIGVWQERNAENAIEALKEYEPEMGKVYRMNRKAVQRIKARDIVPGDIVEVAVGDKVPADIRLTSITSTTLRVDQSILTGESVSIIKHTDPVPDPRAVNQDKKNMLFSGTNIAAGRAIGVVVATGVATEIGKIRNQMASTEQDKTPLQQKLDEFGEQLSKVISLICVAVWVINIGHFGDPVHGGSWMRGAIYYFKIAVALAVAAIPEGLPAVITTCLALGTRRMAKKNAIVRSLPSVETLGCTSVICSDKTGTLTTNQMSVCRMFVVDKLQNSSCTLHEFSITGSTYAPEGQILKGERAVQCGDYDGLLELATVCSMCNDSSLDYNEAKGVYEKVGEATETALTTLVEKMNVFKTDLSGLSKVERAGACNSVIRQLMKKDFTLEFSRDRKSMSVYCTPVKPGSQSKMFVKGAPESVIDRCQYMRLGTGKVALTPDLRDQLMSKVRDWGSGRDTLRCLALATRDVPPRKEDMDLENSSKFVDYELSLTFIGCVGMLDPPRNEVIGSIKLCNEAGIRVIMITGDNKGTAVAICRRIGIFGENEEVTGKAYTGREFDDLSPEAQKEAVKRARCFARVEPAHKSKIVAYLQSFEEITAMTGDGVNDAPALKKAEIGIAMGSGTAVAKSASEMVLSDDNFSTIVSAVEEGRAIYNNMKQFIRYLISSNVGEVVCIFLTAILGLPEALIPVQLLWVNLVTDGLPATALGFNPPDLDIMNKPPRNAKEPLISRWLFFRYLAIGGYVGFGTVSAATWWYLFDEEGPQVTFYQLRHFMQCTEDNPVFHGIDCEVFESRYPTTMALSVLVTIEMFNALNSLSENQSLLRMPPWVNIWLLGAIVLSLSLHFLILYVEPMPLIFQVTPLCWSQWMVVLKISIPVILLDEALKFISRHYLEGDEETKYRRRWQKD, encoded by the exons ATGGAAAACGCGCACACGAAACCAGCGAGTGAAGTTTTAGACTTTTTCGGCGTGAATGAAAACACCGGATTGACTCAGGAGCAAGTTAA GCAATTGGAGAAATATGGGCCGAACG AGCTCCCTGCTGAAGAAg GAAAGTCCCTGTGGGAACTGGTGATGGAGCAATTTGAAAACCTTCTGGTCAGGATCCTGCTTCTCGCCGCCTGCGTCTCCTTT GTGTTGGCTTTGTTTGAAGAGGGAGAGGAGTCAGCCACCGCCTTTGTCGAACCTGTTgtcatcctcctcatcctcatcgCTAACGCCGTCATTGGTGTCTGGCAG GAACGAAACGCCGAGAATGCCATCGAGGCGCTTAAGGAGTACGAACCCGAGATGGGCAAAGTGTACCGCATGAACCGGAAGGCGGTGCAGAGAATCAAAGCCAGGGACATCGTTCCGGGTGACATCGTGGAGGTGGCGG ttGGTGACAAAGTTCCAGCCGACATCAGATTGACCTCCATCACGTCCACCACGTTGAGAGTGGATCAATCCATCCTCACAG GGGAGTCTGTGTCCATCATCAAACACACTGACCCGGTTCCTGACCCgagagctgtcaatcaagacAAGAAGAACATGTTGTTTTCG GGCACCAACATCGCTGCCGGTCGGGCCATAGGTGTCGTCGTGGCGACCGGCGTCGCCACGGAAATCGGCAAAATCCGCAATCAGATGGCGTCGACCGAACAGGACAAGACGCCGCTGCAGCAGAAGTTGGATGAATTTGGCGAGCAGCTCTCGAAGGTCATCTCACTCATCTGCGTGGCTGTGTGGGTGATCAATATCGGCCACTTCGGGGACCCGGTCCACGGCGGCTCCTGGATGCGGGGAGCTATCTATTACTTTAAGATAGCCGTGGCTTTGGCCGTGGCCGCCATCCCCGAAGGCCTGCCTGCCGTCATCACCACCTGCCTGGCCCTCGGGACCCGCCGCATGGCCAAGAAGAACGCCATTGTGAGGAGTCTGCCCTCGGTGGAGACCCTGGGCTGCACCTCCGTTATCTGCTCGGACAAGACGGGGACCCTCACCACCAATCAAATGTCTGTCTGTAGA atgTTTGTGGTGGACAAATTGCAGAATTCAAGCTGCACCTTGCACGAGTTCTCGATAACAGGATCCACATATGCACCTGAAGGTCAAAT ACTGAAAGGAGAGCGGGCAGTCCAGTGTGGAGACTATGATGGACTCTTGGAGTTGGCCACCGTGTGTTCCATGTGCAATGACTCCTCATTGGACTACAATGAG GCCAAAGGAGTGTACGAGAAAGTGGGGGAAGCCACAGAGACTGCTCTTACCACCTTGGTGGAGAAAATGAACGTCTTCAAAACGGACCTTTCCGGACTCAGCAAGGTGGAACGTGCTGGGGCCTGCAACTCG GTGATCAGGCAACTGATGAAGAAGGACTTCACATTGGAGTTCTCTCGAGACCGAAAGTCCATGTCAGTTTACTGCACGCCAGTCAAGCCGGGTTCTCAGAGCAAGATGTTCGTCAAG GGCGCCCCGGAAAGCGTCATTGATCGATGTCAGTACATGCGGCTGGGAACTGGCAAGGTGGCGCTGACACCGGACTTGCGTGACCAGCTCATGTCCAAGGTCCGGGACTGGGGATCGGGGAGGGACACCCTACGCTGTCTGGCTCTGGCCACCCGTGATGTTCCACCACGCAAAGAGGACATGGACTTGGAGAATTCCAGCAAGTTTGTGGACTATGAG TTGAGCCTCACGTTCATCGGCTGTGTGGGCATGCTGGACCCCCCGAGGAACGAAGTCATAGGCTCCATCAAACTCTGCAACGAGGCAGGTATTCGTGTGATCATGATCACGGGGGACAACAAGGGCACAGCGGTGGCCATCTGCAGGCGCATCGGCATCTTCGGCGAGAACGAAGAGGTGACGGGAAAGGCCTACACCGGCCGCGAGTTTGATGATCTATCGCCGGAAGCCCAGAAAGAGGCTGTGAAACGGGCACGATGTTTCGCACGCGTGGAGCCGGCTCACAAGTCCAAAATTGTCGCATACCTGCAGTCCTTTGAGGAGATCACTGCCATG ACTGGAGATGGTGTGAATGACGCTCCCGCCCTGAAGAAAGCAGAAATTGGCATCGCAATGGGCTCGGGCACAGCCGTGGCCAAATCGGCCTCGGAGATGGTACTTTCTGACGATAACTTCTCCACCATCGTGTCTGCCGTGGAGGAGGGCAGAGCCATCTACAACAACATGAAGCAGTTCATCCGATACCTTATCTCCTCCAACGTGGGCGAAGTCGTATG CATCTTCCTGACAGCCATTCTGGGTCTCCCCGAGGCTCTGATACCAGTCCAGTTGTTGTGGGTCAATCTGGTGACTGATGGTCTGCCCGCCACCGCCTTGGGTTTCAACCCTCCCGACCTGGACATCATGAACAAACCTCCTCGTAATGCCAAAGAACCTCTCATCTCAAGATGGCTTTTCTTCCGCTACTTGGCCATTGGAG GCTACGTAGGTTTCGGGACAGTGAGCGCCGCCACGTGGTGGTACCTATTTGATGAAGAAGGGCCACAAGTGACTTTTTATCAGCTG CGACACTTCATGCAGTGCACCGAGGACAACCCCGTGTTTCACGGAATCGATTGTGAGGTCTTTGAATCCCGCTACCCCACCACCATGGCGCTGTCCGTGCTGGTTACCATCGAGATGTTCAACGCGCTCAACAG TTTGTCTGAGAACCAGTCCCTCCTCAGAATGCCTCCTTGGGTCAATATTTGGTTACTGGGAGCCATTGtcctttctctctccctccacTTCTTAATCCTTTATGTCGAGCCAATGCCA CTGATCTTCCAGGTGACCCCTCTCTGTTGGTCTCAGTGGATGGTGGTCCTGAAAATTTCAATCCCTGTCATCCTCCTGGATGAGGCACTAAAATTTATATCCAGACATTATCTTGAAG GTGATGAAGAGACCAAGTACCGGAGGAGATGGCAGAAGGATTAA